In Xyrauchen texanus isolate HMW12.3.18 chromosome 45, RBS_HiC_50CHRs, whole genome shotgun sequence, a single window of DNA contains:
- the csrp2 gene encoding cysteine and glycine-rich protein 2: MPNWGGGNQCGACHGTVYHAEEVQCDGRSFHKCCFLCMVCRKGLDSTTLAIHDQEIYCKSCYGKKYGPKGYGYGQGAGTLNMDRGERLGIKPEETQTHRPTTNPNPSKYAQKFGGSEKCARCGESVYAAEKVMSAGKPWHKNCFRCAKCGKGLESTTQTEKEGEIYCKACYAKNFGPKGFGYGQGAGALVHIQ, translated from the exons ATGCCCAATTGGGGTGGAGGAAACCAATGCGGTGCGTGTCATGGAACAGTGTACCACGCTGAAGAGGTTCAATGTGATGGAAGGAGTTTTCACAAGTGCTGCTTTCTCTGTA tgGTCTGTAGGAAAGGGTTGGACAGCACCACACTGGCCATCCATGACCAGGAAATCTACTGCAAGTCCTGCTACGGTAAGAAGTACGGCCCTAAAGGATACGGGTACGGCCAAGGGGCGGGTACGCTCAATATGGACCGTGGCGAGAGATTGGGCATCAAACCAGAAGA AACCCAAACTCACAGACCCACCACCAACCCAAACCCGTCCAAATATGCACAGAAGTTTGGTGGCTCGGAGAAGTGTGCGCGCTGTGGAGAGTCCGTTTATGCCGCAGAGAAAGTAATGAGCGCGGGGAAG CCGTGGCATAAGAACTGTTTTCGCTGTGCCAAATGTGGGAAGGGTTTGGAGTCGACCACTCAAACCGAGAAAGAGGGAGAAATCTACTGCAAAG CATGTTATGCAAAGAACTTTGGACCCAAAGGATTTGGCTATGGTCAGGGTGCAGGGGCTCTGGTGCACATTCAATGA
- the LOC127637414 gene encoding palmitoyltransferase ZDHHC17-like, translating to MEDVLDDFEKEAGCVPILHPEEIKTQSHNHGYTESVSRKSHVDDYSTWDIIKATQYGIFERCRELVEAGYDVRQPDKENVTLLHWAAINNRVDLVKYYTSKGAIVDQLGGDLNSTPLHWATRQGHLSMVVQLMKYGADPSLIDGEGCSCVHLAAQFGHTSIVAYLIAKGQDVDMMDQNGMTPLMWAAYRTHSVDPTRLLLTFNVSVNLGDKYHKNTALHWAVLAGNTTVISLLLDANANVDAQNIKGETPLDLAKQRKNVWMINHLQEARQAKGYDSPSYLKRLKMDKEFRQKVMLGTPFLVIWLVGFIADLDIDSWLIKGVIYAVVWLVVQFLSKSFFDHSMHSALPLGIYLATKFWMYFTWFYWFWNDLPFVTIHLPFLLNSLALFYNFGKSWKSDPGIVKASEEQKKKTIVELAETGSLDLSIFCSTCLIRKPIRSKHCAVCNRCIAKFDHHCPWVGNCVGSGNHRYFMGYLFFLLCMICWMIYGCICYWRIHCATSYTKDGFWMYITQIATCSPWMFWMFLNSAFHLMWVAVLIMCQLYQIAVLGITTNERMNARRYKHFKVTATSIESPFSHGCMRNLIDFFELRCCGLLRPVVVDWTSQYTIEYDQVSGSGYQLV from the exons GAAATTAAAACCCAGAGTCACAACCATGGCTACACCGAGAGTGTTAGCCGCAAGAGCCATGTGGATGACTACAGCACCTGGGACATCATCAAAGCCACCCA GTACGGGATATTCGAGCGCTGTCGTGAGCTGGTGGAGGCCGGGTATGACGTGCGTCAACCTGATAAAGAAAATGTCACACTTCTACACTGGGCGGCAATAAACAACCGCGTCGACCTGGTCAA GTACTACACATCTAAAGGTGCCATTGTGGACCAGCTGGGAGGAGATCTCAATTCAACACCACTGCACTGGGCTACAAG ACAGGGCCACCTATCCATGGTGGTGCAGTTAATGAAGTACGGCGCAGATCCGTCTCTGATTGACGGCGAAGGGTGCAGTTGTGTTCACCTGGCCGCTCAGTTTGGACACACCTCAATAGTGGCTTATCTTATTGCCAAGGGACAG GATGTTGATATGATGGATCAGAACGGCATGACCCCTTTGATGTGGGCAGCTTATCGAACACACAG TGTTGACCCGACACGGCTGCTGCTGACGTTTAACGTGTCTGTGAATCTGGGTGATAAATATCATAAGAACACGGCTCTGCACTGGGCAGTACTGGCAGGAAACACAACAGTCATCAGTCTACTGCTGGACGCCAATGCAAATGTAGATGCACAGAACATCAAG GGGGAGACGCCGCTGGATTTGGCCAAACAGAGGAAGAATGTGTGGATGATTAACCATTTACAGGAGGCCAGACAAGCCAAAGGTTACGACAGCCCATCGTACCTGAAACGACTCAAAATGGACAAG gagTTCCGGCAGAAGGTAATGTTGGGAACTCCATTCCTGGTGATTTGGTTGGTGGGGTTCATTGCTGATCTGGACATTGACTCTTGGCTTATCAAGGGTGTGATTTATGCAGTAGTGTGGCTCGTCGTGCAGTTCCTCTCAAA GTCTTTCTTCGATCACTCCATGCATAGTGCTCTTCCTCTGGGCATCTATTTGGCCACCAAGTTCTGGATGTACTTCACCTGGTTTTATTGGTTTTGGAATGAT CTGCCATTCGTCACCATTCACCTGCCCTTCCTGCTGAACAGTCTGGCTCTCTTCTACAACTTTGGCAAGTCCTGGAAATCTGACCCTGGCATTGTCAAAGCCTCTGAGGAGCAGAAGAAAAAG ACTATAGTTGAATTGGCAGAAACGGGTTCTCTGGATCTCAGTATATTCTGCAGCacttgtttg ATACGGAAACCCATCAGATCAAAACACTGCGCCGTGTGCAATCGATGCATCGCCAAGTTTGATCACCACTGCCCTTGGGTTGGCAACTGCGTAG GAAGTGGAAACCACCGTTACTTTATGGGTTATTTATTCTTCCTGTTGTGTATGATCTGCTGGATGATATACGGATGCATTTGTT ACTGGAGGATTCACTGTGCGACCAGCTACACTAAAGACGGCTTCTGGATGTACATCACTCAGATCGCCACCTGCTCGCCGTGGATGTTCTGGATGTTCCTCAACAGTGCGTTTCACCTCATGTGGGTCGCTGTGCTCATTATGTGCCAGCTCTACCAG ATTGCTGTTCTAGGCATCACAACAAATGAGCGAATGAATGCCAGAAGATATAAGCACTTTAAAGTCACAGCCACGTCCATCGAAAGCCCTTTCAG TCACGGCTGTATGCGGAACCTCATCGATTTCTTCGAGTTGCGCTGCTGTGGTCTGTTGCGGCCCGTGGTTGTAGACTGGACCTCCCAGTACACAATAGAGTACGACCAGGTGTCCGGCTCAGGATACCAGCTGGTGTAG